A window of Aurantibacillus circumpalustris genomic DNA:
TTCTAAAAGTGTCAGAAGATTATAGGCAATGGCGGCAGAATCCATTCTTCCTTTATTAAACGCTATTGCTCCACGATTTTTCAAATCATTTGCATATACTTGATAATAATTTCTTAAGTAAGGATTGTTAGGATACAACCGTTCGGCATTTTTCCAATAATATAAAGCTTCGAAATCTTTTCTTGATTTAAAATACAATAAGCCTAAATTCAAATAACCATTTACATAACGGGGATGCAATTGAATGGCGTGTTCTAAAACCTCAATGCCATGATTCAAAACGGATTCATTTTTAGATTTATATTTCCCAGTTCTTACATCTTCCTCAATATTCTTTAGAGTCCCATTGTAATCATTATAAGTGCTATCGTAGCCCAGAGGAGTATCTCCCGTTATGTCTCTTGTATTGGAAAGATCTACATAGCGAGCACCTGCATTACCAAGGCAAAGCACAGAATTAGGCATTGTTTTTACATCTTTTAAAAATAAGGTGACGTCATTTTTCCAGTCAAAATTTCTCTCCCATGTTTTGCAGCCGAACAAAAAACCAATCACAAGAACAAAACTTGATAACAAGTATCTGCGCGTACTGAGTTTTAAATGTGATAATGATTCAAAACCTTTCATGATAAAATAAGTAGCAGCAATACAAAAACCAATAGAAGAATGAAAAATCAAGCGTTCACCCATTGTTGCACCAATATCCATAAGAATATTTCCAATTAATAAACCAAACAGAATATAGGTCATGAATGCAAAACCGAGGATGTGTTTTTTTAAAGTGTAGTAGATGGCGGCAATCACTAAACCGATATGAAATAATAGCGAGAAAATAAAATCCCAACTGCTAAAATGGCGGTATTCAATCGAATTAAAGGAATAGTCAGAAGAGAGTGGGTGAGGGAACACCTGAAGAATTACATATTTTAGAAGTACATAAACCTTGGTGCAAAAACGTTCTTCACCTGTTGCAAGTAAATAGGGGTTATTTAAAATCTCGGTATCTGGAACGCCAGGCTTTAATTTCACAGCCATCCAGCGCATAGCAATATAAAAGAGCATTACAAAATATAGCCAACTCATTAATTTATGAAAATTGTTTTTCTTATTTGTACCCATTAAAAAAATACCAACACCAACAAAGAGAAATGGAAAAAGCCAGAAGGAACGTATTGGCTTAGCTCCGGGTAAAGCGTGCATGTCAAAATCTCTTTTTACATACGTCATTATAACAGCACAAATAATAAAACTTAATCCGACAAATAACGTTTGCCTAAATGCTTCTGTTTTAAAAAATGTTCTAAAATTAAAGTCGTTTTCTGTAAAAAAATATACAGAAAGTGGAACCAGAAAGAGTAACATAACAGCGTATTCCTTTGATAAGAGGGCTAGAAGGAACATCAAGCATGACCAGAATATAAAACGCGATTTTTTTGTTTCTAAATACCTAAACGTATAAAAAAAAGTAAGTGCAATAAAAATAAGAGAAAAAATTTCATCACGGCTTTTAACATTTGCAATAGCCTCAGAGTGTATGGGGTGCGTGGTAAAAAGCAAGACTCCTAGAAAAGCGAAATCCTGGTTATTTCTGAAAAAATACTTACTAAATACAAGGTATAATAACATGCAACCCAGAGAAAAGCACCAAATATTATTAAAGTGTCTAAAGCTAGCGCCATATAATTGACAATCGATCTCATTAAAAATTCCGTCTTTGTTTACATCTTCTGAAGCGTCGTTTTTAAAGTTTTTATTTTTATCCCAACACGTATAGCATTCGTTTCCTTCTGCAATACCGTTATTATTTAAATCAACAAAATCATTGTATTCATAATTTGTTTCTGGCCTTCCGCATGGAGTGATATAATTAATCATGCCAGGGTCTAGAACCCCATTTTTATTAGAGTCCTCTACTTTCAAATACAATCCGGTTCTATATTTTCCTATCAATTCCTGCTCTATAGCAAAACTAACCGCAGATAGTGGACGGTAGCGGCCGCCAGCCAATTGGTCTGTAGCGCACATTCTACGGTAAAAACTTTCGTAAGCATCGCGGGTTAAAATATCTTTAATACCGCGTACACCTTTTACAACATGATCATTCTGGTGTATGATGATTCCGTCATCAAGTGCGTATTCACCGTTTATGGATGTGATGTAAAAAACAAGAGCTACTAAACCAATACTAATTACAGCTCTTTTCTGCGTAAGAAAGGTAAAGTATTTAAACTCTTTATTATAAGGGAGAAGTGCAGGTACTTTTAAGGTTGTTTTTTTTGTTGCCATTAGAATGGTTGATTAAGTTTTTGAAACAAAGCGTAGGGCATGAGTTTTCTATTAACGCCCGAAGGCATTTTAAAAAGTTAAAAACAAGAAAAGAGATTCGCATAGAACGCTAAGGAGGATGACTATAAAATTTTAGTGTTTCCATATTTTCTTGGGCAATAGTTGTTCAGGCGTTAATACGCTATCAATTAAATAAAATAAGATTGTGGTTATTAGTTTCGTATTACCATGGTTGGAATACTGGTGAGCATGGTAGTGCTATTTACCGAAATAGTTGTATTTGTTATGGATAGAGCATCCTTATATTCCATAAACCCTGCATTAACGCTCGAATTGTAATTGGGTTCATTCACATAAAATAATCCGGCTGAAATTAATAGTACTGAAACACCCACATGATAAAATTTAAGATCAAATCTAAAAAAGCCAGTAAGTTGATCAATAAAACTAATTTCAACACGAATCGTTTTTTTACGCGCAGCTACTTTTTTTCGGGCTGCCAAAACCAATGAAATGTCACAAGCCACCATATCTAAAGCTTCAACAGACATTAGCTCTCCAAGGTATTTATCCAAATCTTTATTTCTGTCCATGATTTATTGTATAACGGGGTTAAATATATTAAGTTTTGTTTCGAGTATTTTTAATGTGTAATGAAGACGCGATTTTACGCTACCTTCAGGACAATCTTGAATGGCAGCGATTTCTGAAATTGTTTTTTCTTCCTGATATTTCAAAATGAATGCTTCTTTTTTTTCTGGTGGCAATTCATTAAGAGTTTCCTCGAGCATTCTGCGAAATTCAAGTCCATCGATTTTATTTGCTAGATTTAAAAAAGCGGATTCGTTTACTTTAGTATTCGTATTATAAAGTTCAATTTGGCTATTAGTGACAATGTTTTTATGTCGGTAAAAATTTTTACACGTGTTTGAAGCAATCGAAAAAATCCATGTTTTAAAAGAACGGCTGCAATCAAATTTTTCAGGAAATTCTGCAATTTTAAGGAACAGATCCTGTAACGCATCTTCAGCCAGATTTTTGTCAAAATTGAGCATCCGCGTAAAGTACATCATCATGCTTTTGTTATATCTAGTATAAAGTTCATCAAAAGCTAAAACCTCACCGCTGCTCAAGTAGAACATCAATTCTTCGTCACTGGATATTGAGAATTTGTCTTTCCTTTCAACCATAAGCTTATTTCATCTTTTGTTTTGTATATGTGCTGGTTTAAAGAGCTGTACACGCTTAGGTATACAAAGTTCATTTCAGTAGCCTTTCATTTCTAAAAAAATGTGAAATAAAGCTTTATTGAAGTTAGAGTTTTTTGTAATTGTAAAAATGCTAAAAAAACTAAATTTTCAAGGTTTCTATGATTTGATGAATTGCAAGAAAGAGTCGCTCTAAGTGTCATTCATAGTGTGAATAGACCGGCTAACGAAACCTGTCAGCAGTAAAGTTTGAGCTTCCGTAACTGTTCTTTTGCTTATAAACACAAAAGCCCAAGCGGTCATAGTTTTAAGTCTATATTAATTGTTAATTTCGCTAAATGTCTGTATAATTAGGCTTAGAAATATGAATAAACTCTTCGAAAATATCTTCGAAAAAGCAATTAAATGGCTTAATAGGCGTTCGGTTCAAGCCTTAACGCCATTACAGCGTGCAAAAGCGTTTGTTGTACTGAGACGTTTGTTTAAACGTGAAATCATAAATGCCTTTTTGATTTTGCTAGGAGTTTTTTCGGCAGCCTTTGGACTGAAGAGCTTTTTACTTTCCAACGACTTTATTGACGGAGGAATTACAGGGGTTTCCCTTTTGGTTTCGGCTGTAAGTGGTATAAATATCTCAATACTCATTGTTGTTCTTAATATCCCTTTTATCATTTTGGGCTATACACAAATTGGTAGAACCTTTGTAATAAAGACAACCTTGGGTATTCTGGGATTATCCATTTGTTTGGCGACAATTAATTTTCCGATTTTGACTGAAGACAAACTTTTGGTATCTGTATTTGGAGGATTTTTTCTTGGGGCTGGAATAGGGTTAACCATGAGAGGTGGCGGTGTGATTGATGGAACAGAGGTAATGGCTATTTCCTTCAGTAAAAAAACAGGTTTAACGATTGGTGATATTATTCTAATTGTAAATATCATTATATTTTCTTTTGCAGCTTGGTTACTGTCTTTTGAGACTGCTTTATATTCAATTTTAGCGTATCTTAGCGCCTCAAAAACCGTCGATTTTATTATTGAAGGGATTGAAGAATACACAGGTGTAACCATTATTTCGGCAAAAAACGAAGAATTAAGATTAATGATTACACGGAACCTTGGACGCGGTGTTACTATTTATAAGGGTACTAGGGGATATGGACAAGGTGTGGATATTGATATTTTGTACACTGTTATTACCCGTTTAGAGGTGGCAAGGTTAAATACCGAAATTGAAAAAATAGACCCGGCGGCCTTTGTGATTATGAATAGCATAAAGGATACCAAAGGAGGAATGATTAAAAAAAGAGTACTACATTAAAATTAGGCACGCAGTATGTGGAAGTTTTTTTCTGGAATTTTATTACGCAATAAATTAGTTTTTACAATTTGTGTCTTAATTGGCACAGTTTTTATGACATACGAGACTTCTCGTATGGAACTCTCTTATGAGTTTGCTAAAATATTGCCAGATGACGATAGTACATTTATTAGTTACCAAAATTTTAAAAAACAATTTGGTGAAGACGGAAATGTAATGGTGATGGGTTTTAAAGACAAAGATCTTTTTAAGTTTGAGAAATTTCGTGATTGGCATGAATTAAGTAAGGAAGTCAAGAATATTCAAGGTATCAAGGAGGTAATGTCCTTGCCAACTATTTTCAAGCTTTCAAAAAATGACAGTTTAGGAAAATTTGAAACCATTCCATTAATTCAAAATCCAATTTCTTCGCAAAAAGAAGTAGATAGTTTAAAAGCCGAAATCCTAAATCTCCCTTTTTACGAAGGATTTATTTATAATAAGGAAACAGGTGCTACTCTTTTGCTTATTACGTTCAAAAAGAAAGATCTGGATTCGAAAAGACGGTTAACTATTGTTGATGAAATAAAAACCCTTGGAGATGCGTTTTCTAAAAAACACGCTATAGACATGCATTATTCTGGCATGCCTTATATCCGTTCTCAGATGATGACAAAAGTGTCAAGTGAGATGACATTATTTTTAACACTTGCAGTATGTGTTACAGCTATAATCTTATGGTTGTTTTTCAGGTCTGCTACCACCGTAATTTTCTCGTTGATTGTTGTAATAATCGGAGTAGTATGGTCGATAGGTATTATGGAATTGTTCGGGTATAAAATTACTGTGTTATCGGGCTTAATAGCACCCTTAATAATGGTCATTGGATTACCCAATTGCATTTTTCTCATAAATAAATACCACAGTGAGTTTTTAGCTCATGGTAATAAAATAAAGGCTTTGCAGCGCAGTATAGAAACAATTGGCATTACTTTGTTTTTAGCAAACATTACTACGGCAATTGGTTTTGGAGTGCTTTACTTTACAAAAAGCTCTATGTTGGTTGAGTTTGGTGAAGTTGCAGCTATCAGCGTAATGGCAACGTATTTTATTACTTTAATTCTTATTCCAATCATTCTAAATATTTTACCAACACCTAAAACTAAACATACAAAGCATCAAGAAGGAAAGCGCATTAATAAAGCACTTGAAGTAGTGGATTCTCTAGTTCAAAAACGTCGCCCTGCTATATACCTTACTACAACACTTATTACACTTGTTTCTTTTTGGGGTATGACATTTATTGACATGAATGGTTATGTTGTAGATGATTTGCCTATTAAAGATCCTATTTATGCGGATTTACATTTTTTTGAAAATAATTTTAAAGGTGTCCTTCCTTTCGAAATTGCTATCGATACCAGAAAACCGAATGGACTTTTCTCTGATAACGCGAAAGCTTTATATAAAATTCAACGACTTCAAAAATTATTTGCAGAGTACGATCTTTTTAGCAAACCGTTTTCGATTGTTGAGGGAATTAAATTCTCTTATCAAGCATATAGGGGTGGAGAGCCTAAGTTTTATAAATTACCCCCAGTTTCTGATCTTAAAAACTTGGCAGATTTTACAGGAAGTTTAAAAGGACAAAATAGTAAACTTCAAAATTTCATTGATTCAACAAAACAAATTACCCGAATTTCTTATCAGGCAAAAGATATTGGTTCTAGGAAAATGGATGTGTTAATGAAAGAATTACGTCCGAGAATAGATTCTATTTTTCCTGCTGCAGATTATGGTATTGTAACAACTGGACATAGTCTTGTGTTTTTAAAGAGTAACGATTATCTGTTGGATAATTTGTTAGAGAGTCTTTTAATCGAAATTATTTTAATTGCCATTGTGGGCATAGCATTGTTTCGTTCTGTGAGAATTATTATTCTTTCTAAACTCCCATGTCTCATTCCGTTAGTAATAACGGCAGGTATTATGGGCTTTTTGGATATCCGTTTTAAACCGTCTACTATTTTAATTTTTAGTATTGCTTTTGGTATTTCCTCTGATGGAACAATTTATTTTTTAACTAAGTATAGACAAGAACTTAAGAAGAATAAAAAGAATGCTGCTGAGGCAATTTCTGCCGCGATAAAAGACACTGGTTTAAGTATGGTGTACACTTCTATTATATTGTTTTGTGGATTCGCAATCTTCGCAGCCTCTAGCTTTGGTGGCACTGTGGCTTTAGGCGTATTAGTTTCTTTAACTTTACTTATTTCAATGTTCACTAATTTAATTTTATTACCGGCTATTTTACTTTCTATACATCGTAAATCTTTAAACAAAGAGATTACAGATGATCCATATATTGATATTGAAGAAAGTATCGAAGAAAGAGGAAAAGATCTTTCGGGAATTTAGTAATTTTTCAGGATTCTACAGACACCTTTCTTATTCATTGGTAATACCGTGTATAGGCATTTCAATTTAAGGAAAAACATGCGTTTGAGGACATTGAGTTGTCGTAACTAATTTAACTTTGTATTGCTGAATTTTTTATTGCGACGATACCCCTCTCCCAAAGCCAACAGTGTCGCGGTACATTTGAGGTGAGATGTCTGCATTTACTTTAAAGAAACGACTGAAATAATATTCATCGGGATAACCCAATTCGAAAGCGATTTGTTTAATGGCTTTGTTTGTAAGATATAATTCTCGTTTTGCTTCTATAATAATTCTTTCAGAAATTAAATCCGTTAATGTTTTATTAAAATGTGTTTTGGTGATTTTGGCTAAGGCACTTGCTGAAATATTTAAGAGTTTGGCGTAGTCGCTAGCTGAGTGCTTGGTTTTAAAATCTTTTTCAATCGCATCTTTCAGATTTTGAAGAATGAACGGTTCTTTGATGCCGGATACTTTTTGAAATGAATTTGGTTCTTGTTCAGTTTTTAGTCTAGATGTGGTTATAAGGAATATTTTTAAATAAGAAACCAATAACTCGTACTGAGCTAAGGCAGGGTTTTGCATTTCGACTTTCATCTGGTCCACCAATATTTTTAGTGTTGATGCTGAATTATTATCGATAGCTATAAAGGGGTGATGGTAAATGTTATTGAACAATACTCCATTGCAGGCAACTTCTGCTTGGTGTTTATGAATGCAGAAAAAATCGGGATGGAATTGTAAAGCAATTCCACCTAAAGTGTGGTCGCTTGACAACATAAATGGTTGATAGGGTGAAAAGGCAAATAAGCTATTGCTCTGAAAGTCATATTCTGAAAAGTCAGCTTTTACTTTCCCTTTACCGTTTTTAATCCAAAGGAGTGAATAGTAATTATTACGTTGTATGTGGTCAAAATTACTATCATCATCAAAAGAGAAAAGTTTGAATGCTAAATTTCCATTTTGAGGATTTACAAGAGTAAAAACTGTCTGCGTTGTCATTATGTAAAGATATTATTTTAGTTTGCGTTCTGTTTCTTGAATTGGTAAATCATTTATGCTTGCAAAACGTTTTTGCATATATCCGTTTTCATCAAATTCCCAAAGTTCATTACCGTAACTTCTAAACCATTGGCGGGTATTATCGTACCATTCGTATTCAAAACGAACAGCCATTCTGTTTTCGTGAAATCCCCATAATTCTTTTTTAAGTTTATAGCCCAATTCCCTTTTCCACTTGGTTTTCAAAAATACTTTAACTTCATCTCTTCCATTAATGAATTCGGTTCTGTTTCTCCATTCTGTGTTAATTGTATATGCTAAACACACTTTTTCTGGGTCTTTGGTATTCCAAGCATCTTCGGCTAATTGCACCTTCAACAGTGCGGTTTCCATTGTAAATGGCGGAATAGGTAGTCGTTGTTTTTCCATTAAATAATTTTTATAAGCAAAGCCATAACACGAATTATGGCTTTGCTCAAGGTTTTCAATTAATTTTACTCGGTTCGTTTTTTAATAGTTGCAGTTCTTTTTTGTGAGATATTCGAAACTGTAATTTGTGCAGACAAAGTTTTTTAAATCATGATGCACTAAACTACTCCAACAGTTTGCGCTTCCACTAAAGGAAAGTCAACCTCAGTATTGGCAGTATTGTTGAAGTAATTGGTTAATACATTTAGAGCAACATGGCCAATAATCTCACCTATTTGACCTTCAGTTACTCCGCCGGCTTTAACAGTTTCAACATCTGAATCGTTAACCCTTCCTTTTTTATTGACAACAATTTTAGCAAATTTTAAAATTGCATCAGTTTTGGCATCATTGGCATTACCACTTCTTGCGGCTTCTAAGCTAGCAGCATCAATCTTAACTAAGTTCGCGCCAATATAGCTGTGTGCCGATAAACAATAATTGCATAAATTGCTTTCAGAAACTGCTAAGGCAATTAATTCACCAGTTTTTGCGCCGAGAGTTCCTGCAGCTAATGCACCACTCAGGTTTAAATAACCTTCTAAAAATGCAGGTGAGTTTCCCATGGTACGCATCATATTAGGAACCATCCCTAATTTACTTTGAATGCCATTAAATAATTCTTTTGTTTTGCCCGTTGCTTGATCAGGACTTAATGCGTTTAATCGTTTCATTTTTGTTTTTTTAAAATGGTTTGTCATTATTGACGATGCAAAGGTGCAATCACATAAAGCGTTTTAAAATGGATGATTAAAGCAAGTAGATGGACAATTTTTAGAGCAAAATTGTTTTTTTAAATGAGAGACTGATTCTGTTCTAGCACTTTTTTTCGAGTAAATCATTCTTAGGTTATATTGTTGTATAAGGATTTGTTTTGATTTCAGAGTTTGTATAATTAAAGAATACCACTGACTATAAAAAATACCAAGCTAATCAATTCTAAAAGCGTGTTTCGGAATTTGGCCGATGAAACTATATTGACGCTCGCGTTTTACAAGTCTACTTTATTAATTTTAACCTGTATTACGAATTACTCACAATGGAAGAAATTATAATCAGTTGATGGAATATTTTCAGTTATACCAATTCCTCTGGCAATCGTTATGATTTGTCCTCTATGAAAGGTACTATGATTGATTGCATGAATCACATACTCGTATCTATTCAATTTATTCTTGGCCCAAGGCATATTGAGTTCTATTAATTCAGTTAGTTCTTTATCTGTGTATCTTAAGAACGAATTCTCCATATCGATGGACTGATTTTTCAATTCAATTAAGTTATTTTGCGCATGATTTTCTTTAACTGACCAGTCAAATTTTGAAACGTCCTGGATAGAAATAAAGTCAGTCCAAAATTTTTGAATTCTCAGAATGTGTTGAACTGTGTTATCAATGCTATTATAGCTCGATGGAATTTGCTTATACAAAAGGTCTTCCTCAATATTCTGCAGCCAATTAACAAATTTGGAGTTTGCCCATGAGTTATAAGTTGCATAATTATTTGTCAGGTTTTTTAGGCTCATATGATAGAAATTTGGTCAATTCCTTGGCAATTCACTATTGGAAATCTACTTTTGAGTAGTCCAATTTGGGGGAGCTTACAGTGTTATGTTTAGTGCGTCCTACATAGTCTGTCACCACGTCTGTGAGAAGCAGTCCGAAAAGTTGTTTAGAAAAAATGGTCAACTTTATGCTTGCAAGGATTTTAAAATACATTGGTTTGTTTTTGTGTGCGTTCGCAATGCGTTTTGAAAATGCGCCCTTTCTCATAAGCGGTTAGGCTGTTGGAGATTTTACACAAGTCAACCGTGGAATTATTCTATCAGAAGCTTGCCGGTGATTATTCTCTCTTTGTCCCGAACTAAAACGTAGCTATAGAGGCCAGTTGAAAGTTCACTTAAGATGAATTCATTTAAACCGGGAACGATCTGTTTTTCGCAAACATTTTGCCCTAGAGAATTAGTTACAATTAATTCAGCATTCGTGGCTGGATAGTCGAATTGGATTTTAAATACACCGCTGTTGGGATTCGGAAAAAGACGAAAGCCAGTTCCGGCATTTAAGGCACTAGCATGTAAGCCGGTTGTTGTGATAGTGCCCGGCGAATACTTTTTAATAAAATTCGGAAGACCATTCTGGCACTGACCGGTACCCAGGTAAATCGCGCTATCCTGGAAACCACATCCTGTACCAGCGGTATTGGGATTGCTGATCACGCCCAGATATTTTTTTGTCAACTGGCTAACATAGATCTTGCCGTCCGTCGCCAACTGAAGGGCTCCGTACCAATGGTTT
This region includes:
- a CDS encoding tetratricopeptide repeat protein, which produces MATKKTTLKVPALLPYNKEFKYFTFLTQKRAVISIGLVALVFYITSINGEYALDDGIIIHQNDHVVKGVRGIKDILTRDAYESFYRRMCATDQLAGGRYRPLSAVSFAIEQELIGKYRTGLYLKVEDSNKNGVLDPGMINYITPCGRPETNYEYNDFVDLNNNGIAEGNECYTCWDKNKNFKNDASEDVNKDGIFNEIDCQLYGASFRHFNNIWCFSLGCMLLYLVFSKYFFRNNQDFAFLGVLLFTTHPIHSEAIANVKSRDEIFSLIFIALTFFYTFRYLETKKSRFIFWSCLMFLLALLSKEYAVMLLFLVPLSVYFFTENDFNFRTFFKTEAFRQTLFVGLSFIICAVIMTYVKRDFDMHALPGAKPIRSFWLFPFLFVGVGIFLMGTNKKNNFHKLMSWLYFVMLFYIAMRWMAVKLKPGVPDTEILNNPYLLATGEERFCTKVYVLLKYVILQVFPHPLSSDYSFNSIEYRHFSSWDFIFSLLFHIGLVIAAIYYTLKKHILGFAFMTYILFGLLIGNILMDIGATMGERLIFHSSIGFCIAATYFIMKGFESLSHLKLSTRRYLLSSFVLVIGFLFGCKTWERNFDWKNDVTLFLKDVKTMPNSVLCLGNAGARYVDLSNTRDITGDTPLGYDSTYNDYNGTLKNIEEDVRTGKYKSKNESVLNHGIEVLEHAIQLHPRYVNGYLNLGLLYFKSRKDFEALYYWKNAERLYPNNPYLRNYYQVYANDLKNRGAIAFNKGRMDSAAIAYNLLTLLEPNNAEAYYSLGGAYFNQGKFVLAKRNWDKALQLNPDYKDVKNAMSLIKPEMLGTGEKVVP
- a CDS encoding RNA polymerase sigma factor, with the protein product MVERKDKFSISSDEELMFYLSSGEVLAFDELYTRYNKSMMMYFTRMLNFDKNLAEDALQDLFLKIAEFPEKFDCSRSFKTWIFSIASNTCKNFYRHKNIVTNSQIELYNTNTKVNESAFLNLANKIDGLEFRRMLEETLNELPPEKKEAFILKYQEEKTISEIAAIQDCPEGSVKSRLHYTLKILETKLNIFNPVIQ
- a CDS encoding YitT family protein, which gives rise to MNKLFENIFEKAIKWLNRRSVQALTPLQRAKAFVVLRRLFKREIINAFLILLGVFSAAFGLKSFLLSNDFIDGGITGVSLLVSAVSGINISILIVVLNIPFIILGYTQIGRTFVIKTTLGILGLSICLATINFPILTEDKLLVSVFGGFFLGAGIGLTMRGGGVIDGTEVMAISFSKKTGLTIGDIILIVNIIIFSFAAWLLSFETALYSILAYLSASKTVDFIIEGIEEYTGVTIISAKNEELRLMITRNLGRGVTIYKGTRGYGQGVDIDILYTVITRLEVARLNTEIEKIDPAAFVIMNSIKDTKGGMIKKRVLH
- a CDS encoding efflux RND transporter permease subunit — encoded protein: MWKFFSGILLRNKLVFTICVLIGTVFMTYETSRMELSYEFAKILPDDDSTFISYQNFKKQFGEDGNVMVMGFKDKDLFKFEKFRDWHELSKEVKNIQGIKEVMSLPTIFKLSKNDSLGKFETIPLIQNPISSQKEVDSLKAEILNLPFYEGFIYNKETGATLLLITFKKKDLDSKRRLTIVDEIKTLGDAFSKKHAIDMHYSGMPYIRSQMMTKVSSEMTLFLTLAVCVTAIILWLFFRSATTVIFSLIVVIIGVVWSIGIMELFGYKITVLSGLIAPLIMVIGLPNCIFLINKYHSEFLAHGNKIKALQRSIETIGITLFLANITTAIGFGVLYFTKSSMLVEFGEVAAISVMATYFITLILIPIILNILPTPKTKHTKHQEGKRINKALEVVDSLVQKRRPAIYLTTTLITLVSFWGMTFIDMNGYVVDDLPIKDPIYADLHFFENNFKGVLPFEIAIDTRKPNGLFSDNAKALYKIQRLQKLFAEYDLFSKPFSIVEGIKFSYQAYRGGEPKFYKLPPVSDLKNLADFTGSLKGQNSKLQNFIDSTKQITRISYQAKDIGSRKMDVLMKELRPRIDSIFPAADYGIVTTGHSLVFLKSNDYLLDNLLESLLIEIILIAIVGIALFRSVRIIILSKLPCLIPLVITAGIMGFLDIRFKPSTILIFSIAFGISSDGTIYFLTKYRQELKKNKKNAAEAISAAIKDTGLSMVYTSIILFCGFAIFAASSFGGTVALGVLVSLTLLISMFTNLILLPAILLSIHRKSLNKEITDDPYIDIEESIEERGKDLSGI
- a CDS encoding helix-turn-helix domain-containing protein, coding for MTTQTVFTLVNPQNGNLAFKLFSFDDDSNFDHIQRNNYYSLLWIKNGKGKVKADFSEYDFQSNSLFAFSPYQPFMLSSDHTLGGIALQFHPDFFCIHKHQAEVACNGVLFNNIYHHPFIAIDNNSASTLKILVDQMKVEMQNPALAQYELLVSYLKIFLITTSRLKTEQEPNSFQKVSGIKEPFILQNLKDAIEKDFKTKHSASDYAKLLNISASALAKITKTHFNKTLTDLISERIIIEAKRELYLTNKAIKQIAFELGYPDEYYFSRFFKVNADISPQMYRDTVGFGRGVSSQ
- a CDS encoding nuclear transport factor 2 family protein, translating into MEKQRLPIPPFTMETALLKVQLAEDAWNTKDPEKVCLAYTINTEWRNRTEFINGRDEVKVFLKTKWKRELGYKLKKELWGFHENRMAVRFEYEWYDNTRQWFRSYGNELWEFDENGYMQKRFASINDLPIQETERKLK
- a CDS encoding carboxymuconolactone decarboxylase family protein; amino-acid sequence: MKRLNALSPDQATGKTKELFNGIQSKLGMVPNMMRTMGNSPAFLEGYLNLSGALAAGTLGAKTGELIALAVSESNLCNYCLSAHSYIGANLVKIDAASLEAARSGNANDAKTDAILKFAKIVVNKKGRVNDSDVETVKAGGVTEGQIGEIIGHVALNVLTNYFNNTANTEVDFPLVEAQTVGVV
- a CDS encoding DinB family protein, whose product is MSLKNLTNNYATYNSWANSKFVNWLQNIEEDLLYKQIPSSYNSIDNTVQHILRIQKFWTDFISIQDVSKFDWSVKENHAQNNLIELKNQSIDMENSFLRYTDKELTELIELNMPWAKNKLNRYEYVIHAINHSTFHRGQIITIARGIGITENIPSTDYNFFHCE